The bacterium BMS3Abin08 genome has a window encoding:
- a CDS encoding DsrE/DsrF-like family protein has protein sequence MQNELVSLPHDREQKKVEPLFLVVCTSGLNAPATARSALMFATIAATANSRTILYCVQDGVDLMVKGAVDREPDTKPGKPTLKQRLREAVESGIEFQVCSQSFANKGLKEDDLIPQAKITGAATLIDLALDSDGFLAF, from the coding sequence ATGCAAAATGAACTGGTATCATTACCTCATGATAGAGAACAGAAAAAAGTGGAACCACTGTTTCTCGTGGTTTGTACATCCGGGTTGAATGCCCCTGCTACAGCCCGTTCAGCCCTCATGTTTGCTACGATTGCTGCAACGGCCAACAGCCGGACGATTTTATACTGTGTGCAGGATGGGGTTGATCTAATGGTTAAAGGTGCAGTTGATAGAGAACCTGACACCAAACCGGGAAAACCTACCTTGAAACAGAGACTCCGGGAGGCTGTTGAATCCGGGATCGAGTTCCAGGTCTGTTCCCAGAGTTTTGCCAACAAGGGCCTGAAAGAGGATGATTTAATCCCGCAGGCAAAGATTACGGGAGCTGCCACACTCATAGATTTAGCTCTGGACTCCGATGGATTCCTCGCCTTCTAA
- the cmpD_2 gene encoding bicarbonate transport ATP-binding protein CmpD, giving the protein MSTLSLKNYNNGEKRGALSIRNATKIYDPEGVHVVALEECSLEVKAGEFVAVVGPSGCGKTTLLNIMAGFDSLTRGEIHLDGELLAAPGVKPNPGPDRVVVFQQGALFPWKTVLENVIYGPVIQKKMSKDEAMKTGRERLSRVGLGQIENVYPGQLSSGMQRRVEIVRALINNPLVLLLDEPFRGMDSVTKSASHACLLELYDIFHKTIYFITHDLEEAIFLSDTVAVMTTRPGKIRLTIDVDLPRPRNYRMLSSDKFLKLKAMAKDAVHEEALKAFQRGERELA; this is encoded by the coding sequence ATGTCGACTTTAAGTCTAAAGAACTATAACAATGGAGAAAAAAGAGGTGCACTCTCAATCCGGAATGCAACTAAAATCTACGACCCGGAAGGGGTGCATGTGGTTGCACTGGAGGAGTGCTCTCTGGAGGTCAAGGCAGGTGAATTCGTGGCGGTAGTCGGACCATCAGGGTGTGGCAAAACGACCTTGCTCAATATCATGGCCGGCTTTGATTCTCTGACCCGTGGAGAAATACATCTTGACGGTGAATTGTTAGCTGCACCCGGCGTCAAGCCCAATCCCGGACCTGACAGGGTGGTTGTCTTTCAGCAGGGAGCCCTTTTCCCCTGGAAGACCGTCCTTGAAAATGTCATTTACGGCCCGGTAATACAAAAAAAGATGTCCAAAGACGAGGCAATGAAGACCGGCCGGGAGAGGCTTAGCCGGGTCGGGCTGGGACAGATAGAAAATGTATATCCCGGCCAACTCTCCTCCGGTATGCAGAGGAGAGTCGAGATTGTGAGGGCGCTTATAAACAATCCCCTCGTTCTCTTATTGGACGAACCATTCAGGGGCATGGATTCGGTGACCAAAAGTGCCAGTCATGCATGCCTGCTGGAACTTTATGATATATTTCACAAAACGATTTACTTTATTACCCATGACCTGGAGGAGGCCATCTTCCTGTCCGACACCGTTGCGGTTATGACTACACGGCCCGGCAAGATCCGATTGACAATAGATGTGGACCTGCCACGCCCGAGAAACTATCGCATGCTTTCTTCCGACAAGTTCCTGAAATTGAAGGCGATGGCCAAGGATGCGGTCCATGAGGAGGCCTTGAAGGCATTCCAACGTGGTGAAAGGGAGTTGGCATAA
- the phnD_2 gene encoding phosphate-import protein PhnD precursor, protein MKFWLGLILGALILGAIVFLSGCDSGGERKEIDLSARISNADLRKLAQAKKDVDVLWFGFDLRAGPKEDARQYIPFLKYLQRSTGYRFNLRFTPKGGSIANELGRGVVQFAAVGAGTYILAHAKYGVIPVVRGLNSQGKAQYRSVIVVRPDSPIRKIEDLRGRNFAFGSITSTQGYLIPGIILLKHGITLRDLGSYRFTGSHRNCAKAVISHRFDACGMQDTMGKKLAKEGLLRIIYTSKPYPSSGIAANRDVPSVVLSRVKQALLDFQPKGRDAAGLYNWDKTEMPRGFIEAHDGDYAELRKWAKKLGYIPDINPETVP, encoded by the coding sequence ATGAAGTTTTGGCTTGGGCTCATCCTCGGAGCCCTTATCCTCGGGGCCATCGTGTTTCTTTCCGGCTGCGACTCGGGTGGGGAGCGGAAGGAGATTGACTTGAGCGCCCGGATCAGCAATGCCGATTTACGGAAACTTGCTCAGGCCAAGAAAGATGTTGACGTGTTGTGGTTCGGCTTTGACCTGCGAGCCGGTCCGAAAGAGGATGCCCGGCAGTACATACCGTTTCTGAAATATCTGCAAAGATCAACCGGCTATCGATTTAATCTCCGATTCACACCGAAAGGCGGCAGTATTGCAAATGAACTTGGCAGGGGTGTGGTGCAGTTCGCAGCCGTTGGAGCGGGCACCTACATCTTGGCACACGCCAAATACGGGGTCATCCCGGTCGTACGCGGACTCAACTCACAGGGAAAGGCACAATACCGCTCCGTGATCGTCGTACGGCCCGACAGTCCCATCCGGAAGATTGAAGACCTGCGGGGCAGGAACTTCGCCTTCGGGAGCATCACCTCCACGCAGGGGTATCTTATTCCAGGGATTATTCTGCTCAAGCACGGCATTACACTAAGAGATCTCGGATCTTACCGCTTTACGGGTTCACACCGCAACTGTGCCAAGGCAGTAATATCCCATCGATTCGATGCCTGCGGGATGCAGGACACAATGGGTAAGAAGCTGGCAAAGGAAGGGCTGCTCCGCATCATATACACATCGAAACCCTATCCATCCAGCGGCATTGCGGCCAACAGGGACGTCCCCTCCGTGGTTCTGTCCAGGGTCAAACAGGCCCTGCTTGATTTTCAGCCCAAGGGGCGCGATGCGGCGGGCCTCTACAATTGGGACAAGACAGAGATGCCACGGGGGTTTATAGAGGCCCATGACGGGGATTACGCGGAACTTCGCAAATGGGCAAAGAAACTCGGGTATATTCCCGACATCAACCCTGAGACGGTGCCGTGA
- the srrA_2 gene encoding transcriptional regulatory protein SrrA: MKILIVEDEQKIADIVKAYLEKEGFTIFTAENGRRAIELLKEGFGLIILDLMLPDISGEEICSTIRNDSDIPIIMLTAKSEEDERIKGLGLGADDYVVKPFSPRELVARVKALLRRTKGQKKAYSFNGSDLTIDASSLEVYKGGALVVLTPTEFKLLQCLAERPGQVFTRLQLVNTILGYDFEGYDRTIDAHIKNIRQKIEDSPRNPAYIKTVYGVGYKFIGKADED, encoded by the coding sequence ATGAAAATACTGATTGTAGAAGATGAGCAAAAGATAGCGGATATCGTAAAGGCCTATCTTGAAAAGGAAGGCTTTACGATATTTACTGCTGAAAACGGCCGGCGTGCCATTGAACTACTGAAAGAGGGTTTTGGTTTGATCATTCTCGATTTAATGCTTCCGGATATCTCAGGAGAAGAGATATGCAGCACAATCCGTAACGACTCGGATATTCCGATTATAATGTTAACCGCAAAGAGTGAAGAAGATGAGAGAATCAAGGGCCTGGGCCTTGGAGCCGACGACTACGTTGTCAAACCCTTCAGCCCAAGAGAACTCGTAGCACGTGTAAAGGCACTTTTAAGGAGGACAAAGGGGCAGAAGAAGGCTTACAGTTTCAACGGCAGCGATCTCACGATAGATGCTTCTTCTCTTGAGGTATACAAGGGAGGAGCCCTGGTAGTCCTTACACCTACCGAGTTTAAGCTGCTTCAATGCCTTGCGGAGAGGCCCGGGCAGGTCTTTACCCGTTTGCAGCTTGTCAACACTATCCTGGGATATGACTTTGAAGGGTATGACAGGACAATCGATGCACACATAAAAAACATAAGGCAGAAGATAGAAGACAGCCCGAGGAACCCCGCCTATATAAAAACCGTCTATGGTGTAGGGTACAAATTCATCGGCAAGGCAGATGAGGACTAA
- the cmpB_2 gene encoding bicarbonate transport system permease protein CmpB codes for MDEMNTSKTDQDTGLTVKRGTSLSMKLKKKLLNRTNINGAVAILGFFVLWYILVVIQAPFMKHIPTPITVSKTFLVFLQKKLFWISLWFSTKRVFYGFAVAMILGIPLGLAMGWSQKFKDLAFPVFEVLRPIPPLAWVPVSILFWPTNELSIIFITFIGAFFTIVLNVLRGVASIDKELYRSAISLGAKPRHIFWKIILPASIPSIATGMMVGIGITWNVVIAAEMIAGNRGIGRLTWEGYLAGDTPTIIVGMITIGFAGWLSSAIVKIVADKMMPWRKLF; via the coding sequence ATGGATGAGATGAACACCTCAAAAACAGACCAGGATACAGGATTGACCGTTAAAAGAGGTACGTCATTAAGCATGAAACTGAAGAAGAAGCTCCTGAACAGGACCAACATAAACGGTGCCGTCGCCATTTTGGGCTTTTTTGTATTATGGTACATCCTCGTAGTGATTCAGGCTCCGTTTATGAAACATATCCCCACACCTATAACAGTCTCAAAGACATTCCTTGTATTTCTTCAAAAGAAACTCTTCTGGATAAGCCTGTGGTTCAGTACAAAAAGGGTATTCTATGGGTTTGCCGTTGCCATGATCCTGGGTATCCCCCTGGGTCTTGCCATGGGATGGAGTCAAAAATTTAAAGACCTGGCCTTCCCGGTGTTCGAAGTCTTACGTCCAATCCCCCCCTTAGCCTGGGTTCCCGTCTCCATCCTTTTTTGGCCAACCAACGAACTCAGCATTATCTTCATAACATTCATCGGCGCTTTTTTTACCATTGTGCTGAATGTGTTACGGGGGGTGGCATCTATCGACAAAGAACTGTACCGTTCCGCTATCTCTCTGGGAGCCAAACCACGGCATATATTCTGGAAGATCATTCTGCCTGCGAGTATCCCGTCCATTGCCACCGGTATGATGGTAGGCATAGGTATTACCTGGAACGTTGTGATAGCCGCCGAGATGATCGCCGGCAACAGGGGTATAGGACGGCTTACATGGGAAGGTTATCTTGCCGGCGATACACCAACGATCATAGTAGGCATGATCACCATAGGTTTTGCCGGGTGGCTTTCAAGCGCAATCGTCAAGATCGTTGCAGACAAAATGATGCCTTGGCGCAAACTATTTTAG
- the cmpD_3 gene encoding bicarbonate transport ATP-binding protein CmpD: MDTVKEKKGHLKAVKLIKRFHQAGREPLVVLKDCSLSVEPGKLNVLIGTSGCGKSTLANILAGYDRPNSGRITMDGTPLNGSGPDRLMVFQETALWPWMTVIDNVIFGPTVRGEMSKKKAKLEATRILELVGLQDFCEKYPAQLSGGMQRRAELARALINNPKVMIMDEPFRGLDDMTRELMQEYYLKIFDESHCTTLFITAEIEEAIFLADRILIMTYLPGSIKTVIEVDLPRPRDYRVLTSKRYLEIKGETLECLHEEGQKSFGDECNIASSMVAEFRRLAKEVE; this comes from the coding sequence ATGGATACGGTTAAAGAAAAAAAGGGACATTTGAAGGCTGTTAAACTCATCAAACGCTTCCATCAGGCTGGAAGAGAGCCTCTGGTGGTCTTAAAGGATTGTTCCCTATCTGTTGAACCGGGAAAGCTGAATGTATTGATCGGAACTTCCGGTTGTGGCAAATCCACTCTGGCAAACATTCTGGCCGGATACGATCGTCCAAATTCCGGACGGATAACGATGGATGGGACCCCGCTGAACGGCTCCGGCCCCGACAGGCTGATGGTTTTTCAGGAAACCGCCCTATGGCCCTGGATGACCGTCATTGACAACGTGATTTTCGGCCCTACTGTCCGTGGTGAAATGTCGAAAAAGAAGGCCAAGCTGGAAGCCACCCGGATTCTTGAACTGGTCGGACTTCAGGACTTCTGTGAAAAATACCCTGCTCAGCTCTCAGGCGGTATGCAACGCAGAGCCGAACTGGCACGGGCACTGATCAACAATCCCAAGGTCATGATAATGGATGAGCCCTTCAGGGGGCTTGATGATATGACGCGTGAGCTTATGCAGGAGTACTATCTCAAGATTTTTGATGAGAGCCATTGCACCACCCTCTTTATCACCGCTGAAATTGAGGAGGCCATCTTCCTTGCCGATCGTATCCTCATAATGACCTATCTCCCTGGAAGTATCAAAACGGTTATCGAGGTAGACCTGCCCAGACCCCGTGACTATAGGGTCCTTACTTCAAAACGCTATCTGGAGATTAAAGGGGAAACACTTGAGTGTCTGCACGAGGAAGGACAAAAATCTTTCGGTGATGAATGTAATATAGCAAGCAGTATGGTGGCTGAATTCAGACGGTTAGCCAAAGAGGTAGAGTGA
- the cmpB_1 gene encoding bicarbonate transport system permease protein CmpB, producing the protein MSMNFIFPIVVISAFAIWIFYYRQKKLAFFSGISTGEQIRKTLTSQRFWLLILGFVLTIGFWYVAVYWLPFKAFHRLPGPDEVITEWLSRDPYYGISIYTKEYYVHILYSTYRATTAFVLATVLGVPFGLIMGWNRRFYEYSFPLVEMIRPIPPLAWVPLAILMLPGSEPAVIFVTFLVAFFVTALNTLLGVQSIDEAYFRAARCLGASSKEILYDVVIPGSLPFIFTGLQIAMGAAWFSLVAGEMIAAQYGLGYLIWQGYSLVKYPTIIIGMLTLGIIGYISSVAIRYVGKKLMAWREQDLSGSGATYE; encoded by the coding sequence ATGAGTATGAACTTTATCTTTCCAATAGTCGTTATTTCGGCCTTCGCTATATGGATATTCTACTATCGCCAAAAGAAACTCGCATTCTTCTCAGGCATCTCTACCGGCGAACAGATTAGAAAAACACTGACCAGCCAAAGATTCTGGCTGCTTATATTAGGGTTTGTCCTGACCATAGGGTTCTGGTATGTTGCGGTCTACTGGCTGCCCTTTAAGGCCTTTCACCGTTTACCGGGACCTGACGAAGTTATCACCGAATGGCTGAGCCGGGACCCCTATTACGGCATCTCCATCTACACGAAAGAGTACTATGTACACATTCTTTACAGCACCTACCGGGCGACAACCGCTTTTGTATTGGCCACAGTCCTTGGCGTGCCTTTTGGATTGATTATGGGATGGAACAGGAGATTTTATGAATACTCCTTCCCACTGGTGGAGATGATCAGACCCATACCCCCTCTGGCCTGGGTCCCTCTCGCAATCCTTATGCTCCCCGGGTCTGAACCGGCCGTTATCTTTGTAACGTTTCTGGTAGCATTCTTCGTTACGGCTCTTAACACGCTCCTGGGGGTTCAATCCATTGACGAGGCCTATTTCCGTGCAGCCCGATGCCTCGGTGCAAGTTCAAAAGAAATCCTTTACGATGTTGTGATTCCAGGCTCTCTTCCTTTTATCTTTACCGGTTTGCAGATTGCCATGGGAGCGGCCTGGTTTTCTCTTGTAGCAGGGGAAATGATTGCGGCACAATACGGGTTGGGATACCTTATCTGGCAGGGATATTCTCTCGTTAAGTACCCAACCATAATCATAGGGATGTTGACGTTAGGCATTATTGGATATATCAGCAGTGTAGCAATTCGTTATGTTGGCAAAAAGTTGATGGCATGGCGGGAACAGGACCTGAGCGGATCCGGCGCTACTTATGAATAG
- the tauA gene encoding taurine-binding periplasmic protein precursor, which produces MKKLSYCLVALSCLALILTMGFGSHSKAEAADAVHISYGYHPYWTGGWSGVVIKHRGLWKKYLPKGSTVKFEAHLTGPPIVNALLADKMQIGTMGDMPSLVATTKKRQGDIRLVSVPMFSNGQNCNLLVVRKDAPDFKSPMEALKWLNGKKVAVHRGTCANRFLDSILEKTGVKPAERLDMTIEVIASNFEAGKLDGAAMWEPHARRIVNQGFAKYAATGAPWGETDADFTLMRQDFIEKHPEAAKGWILAEIEAERIMINEPMAVAKMVMEETQGYSEKTLWEALYEVHPASIGGDPVKYVAKMVFDKDVLKLMDLGYAFLHRMKVIRTGSIPEGAINDKPLRAALKELGLPYQAVGEIKGLPASAYKGN; this is translated from the coding sequence ATGAAAAAGTTAAGTTATTGTTTGGTTGCTCTCAGTTGTCTGGCTCTTATTTTGACTATGGGATTCGGGAGCCACTCCAAGGCTGAGGCAGCCGACGCTGTTCACATTAGTTATGGCTACCATCCTTACTGGACAGGGGGATGGTCGGGCGTTGTTATAAAACACCGGGGACTCTGGAAAAAGTACCTTCCAAAGGGAAGTACCGTAAAATTCGAGGCACACCTTACCGGACCCCCAATAGTAAACGCCCTTCTGGCCGATAAGATGCAAATCGGCACCATGGGAGACATGCCATCTCTTGTGGCAACAACCAAAAAACGACAGGGGGATATTCGTCTTGTCAGTGTTCCCATGTTCAGTAACGGTCAGAACTGTAACCTGTTGGTTGTACGGAAGGATGCCCCTGATTTTAAAAGTCCCATGGAGGCACTCAAGTGGTTGAATGGGAAAAAGGTCGCTGTACACAGAGGAACCTGTGCCAACAGATTCCTGGATTCTATTCTGGAAAAGACCGGGGTAAAGCCCGCCGAGCGTCTTGATATGACGATTGAGGTCATTGCCTCGAACTTTGAGGCCGGCAAGCTGGACGGAGCCGCAATGTGGGAACCCCATGCCCGCAGGATTGTGAATCAGGGGTTTGCCAAATATGCAGCCACGGGGGCTCCCTGGGGTGAAACAGATGCGGATTTCACATTAATGCGGCAGGACTTTATTGAAAAACATCCGGAAGCGGCCAAGGGCTGGATACTGGCTGAAATAGAAGCAGAAAGAATCATGATTAATGAACCTATGGCCGTGGCCAAGATGGTAATGGAAGAGACCCAGGGCTATTCGGAAAAAACGCTCTGGGAGGCCCTTTACGAGGTGCATCCGGCATCCATAGGAGGAGATCCGGTCAAGTATGTTGCAAAGATGGTCTTCGACAAAGATGTTCTCAAGCTTATGGACCTTGGTTATGCATTTCTCCACAGGATGAAGGTCATCAGGACCGGCTCAATCCCTGAGGGTGCTATTAATGACAAACCGCTGAGGGCAGCCCTTAAGGAGTTAGGGTTACCTTACCAGGCCGTTGGTGAGATCAAGGGGTTACCGGCATCTGCCTACAAAGGTAATTAG
- a CDS encoding blue-light-activated protein, translating to MRLQTKIILLIFFIAVSIGLLSSLLVSRLMFKALEKEMEQEGLILAQALAEHITLDVINHDILSTREALRNIVRRTEDVDFAYVIGFDGSIFTYSFEGGFPRALLKKTHEVLHGEAIDRYTTGEGPIVEIGYPLINGMQARIYVGVNERNIYSQIDNMRNRIIYLTFSIVLLGILLGIILSRRIVRPLERLSESMRAFGKGEVEDEIVLSGKGLEVNELMRSFNNMISGRKRVEEELRRVNRALKTLSGCNQAVLRAGEEADLLRDICRIIVEYGGYRMAWVGFAEQDEDKTVRVVAQAGYDDGYLGTVNITWADTEQGRGPTGTAIRTGKPCIAKNILTDPEYTPWRAEATRRGYASSLSLPLTANAQPFGALNIYAAEPDAFDTEEVKLLTELSDDLVFGIKSLRARIKHKQTREEKEEIHAQLLHAQKMEAVGTLTAGIAHDFNNLLTAIIGYSEILLNRLEERNPLRKDIEQIKKAGERAASLTRQLLAFSRRQVLQTKVLNLNALVEGMDNMLRHLIGEDVDLITVLGPGLACVKADPGQIEHVIMNLAINARDAMPEGRKLTIMTENVTLNKVHCSTIPEARPGDFVCLSVADSGVGMDKEILQHIFEPFFSTKEAGKGTGLGLSVVYGIVKQHGGWVNVYSEPGQGSIFKVYLPAFFATADDKTEETVPLQGLRGNGERILLVEDETEVLEFAVRVLAENNYSVFKAANAKEAMDIFEREKGDFHVVFSDVVLPDKNGLQLVNQLLSHKPGLRVLLSSGYADRKTQWPLIRKMGFRFLQKPYALSDLLLAVREVLGQAG from the coding sequence GTGAGACTTCAAACCAAAATCATCCTGCTGATCTTCTTCATTGCGGTAAGCATCGGTCTGTTGTCTTCACTGTTGGTCAGCCGCCTCATGTTCAAGGCATTGGAGAAGGAGATGGAACAGGAAGGTCTAATCCTTGCCCAGGCACTCGCGGAACATATCACTCTCGATGTAATCAACCACGATATTCTTTCCACCCGTGAAGCCCTCCGTAATATTGTGAGGCGCACGGAGGACGTGGACTTTGCATACGTCATCGGATTCGACGGAAGTATATTCACATACTCATTCGAGGGTGGTTTTCCAAGGGCATTGCTGAAGAAAACGCATGAAGTGCTCCACGGGGAAGCCATTGACAGGTACACAACCGGGGAAGGCCCTATTGTGGAAATAGGCTACCCGCTCATCAACGGCATGCAAGCACGAATCTACGTAGGGGTGAATGAGAGGAATATATACAGCCAAATCGACAACATGCGTAATCGCATAATATACCTCACTTTCAGCATAGTGCTGCTTGGTATTTTGTTGGGCATTATTCTGAGCCGTCGTATTGTCAGGCCCCTCGAACGGTTGTCGGAATCCATGCGGGCCTTCGGTAAAGGGGAAGTTGAAGATGAGATTGTTTTGAGCGGTAAAGGGCTGGAAGTGAATGAACTGATGCGCTCCTTCAATAATATGATATCCGGACGTAAACGGGTGGAGGAGGAATTACGCAGAGTCAACCGTGCGCTTAAGACGCTCAGTGGATGCAACCAGGCGGTATTGCGTGCCGGGGAGGAGGCGGACCTGCTGCGTGACATATGCCGGATCATAGTGGAATACGGCGGCTATCGCATGGCATGGGTCGGCTTCGCCGAGCAGGACGAAGACAAGACCGTACGTGTCGTGGCACAGGCAGGATACGATGATGGGTATCTCGGTACGGTGAACATAACATGGGCGGATACGGAACAGGGGCGTGGTCCCACAGGCACGGCCATCCGGACCGGCAAACCCTGCATTGCAAAAAACATCCTGACCGATCCTGAATACACCCCCTGGCGGGCTGAAGCGACCAGACGCGGCTATGCATCATCGCTATCTCTCCCCCTGACCGCAAACGCACAGCCCTTTGGTGCGCTGAACATATATGCCGCGGAACCGGATGCCTTTGACACAGAGGAAGTGAAGCTGCTGACGGAACTGTCCGACGACCTGGTGTTCGGCATCAAGTCGCTGCGCGCGCGAATTAAGCACAAGCAAACGAGGGAGGAGAAAGAAGAGATACATGCCCAACTCCTCCACGCGCAGAAAATGGAAGCCGTTGGAACATTAACCGCGGGGATAGCCCACGACTTCAATAATCTGCTGACAGCCATCATTGGTTACAGCGAGATCCTGTTGAACCGTCTTGAAGAACGCAACCCCCTGCGCAAGGACATTGAACAGATCAAGAAAGCCGGGGAACGGGCCGCCTCGCTGACCCGTCAGCTCCTGGCCTTCAGCCGCAGGCAGGTGCTCCAAACTAAGGTACTGAACCTCAATGCCCTGGTTGAGGGTATGGATAACATGCTTCGGCATCTTATCGGTGAGGACGTTGACCTAATTACCGTTTTAGGGCCGGGGCTGGCGTGTGTAAAAGCCGATCCGGGCCAGATCGAACATGTCATCATGAACCTCGCCATCAACGCCCGCGACGCCATGCCCGAAGGCAGAAAACTCACTATCATGACGGAAAACGTGACCCTGAACAAAGTCCATTGCTCTACCATCCCCGAGGCCCGACCCGGTGACTTTGTCTGTCTGTCCGTTGCGGACTCGGGTGTCGGCATGGATAAAGAAATCCTCCAGCACATCTTTGAACCCTTCTTCAGCACAAAGGAAGCTGGAAAGGGGACCGGCCTCGGCCTGTCCGTTGTCTACGGCATTGTTAAACAGCACGGCGGGTGGGTAAATGTTTACAGTGAGCCCGGACAAGGCTCGATATTCAAGGTCTACCTGCCGGCTTTTTTCGCGACTGCGGACGACAAAACCGAAGAGACAGTCCCGTTACAGGGGCTTCGGGGCAACGGCGAACGGATTCTCCTTGTTGAGGATGAAACAGAGGTCCTTGAATTTGCCGTGAGGGTGCTTGCTGAAAACAACTACTCCGTATTTAAGGCCGCAAATGCAAAAGAGGCGATGGATATCTTTGAGAGAGAAAAGGGGGATTTCCATGTTGTCTTCAGCGACGTGGTACTGCCTGATAAAAACGGTCTTCAGTTGGTTAACCAATTACTCTCTCACAAACCCGGACTCCGGGTCTTGCTGAGCAGCGGGTACGCGGACCGGAAAACGCAATGGCCCCTTATACGCAAAATGGGATTCCGGTTTCTACAGAAACCTTACGCCTTGAGCGATCTGCTTCTGGCAGTCAGAGAGGTTTTAGGGCAGGCCGGATAA
- a CDS encoding OsmC-like protein: protein MLNSLDEMQIKKLVDVLKASPELGVTVTKAKSVWRGGFKIETAVKDFKVLADEPCSLGGSDSAPNPMALLLSAYGACLSIVFVFLATMKDIQIEKLEIELEGDVDIPAFLAKEKPSGTDSTPGFNEIRTKVFVKSKAALEELEEICEQALAISPVGQTMIKPVKLSNEFSKRRLA, encoded by the coding sequence ATGTTAAACAGTTTAGACGAGATGCAAATAAAAAAACTGGTGGATGTTTTAAAGGCATCACCGGAGTTAGGTGTAACAGTAACAAAGGCAAAATCAGTTTGGAGGGGTGGTTTTAAAATAGAGACGGCTGTTAAGGACTTTAAAGTCCTGGCGGACGAACCTTGTTCACTTGGAGGTTCTGATAGTGCTCCAAATCCTATGGCCCTTTTACTCAGTGCGTATGGAGCGTGTCTGAGTATAGTATTTGTTTTTCTTGCAACAATGAAGGATATACAGATAGAGAAACTGGAAATTGAACTTGAGGGTGACGTTGATATTCCTGCCTTTCTTGCAAAAGAGAAACCCTCCGGTACAGATTCAACACCCGGGTTCAACGAAATAAGAACAAAGGTTTTTGTGAAGAGCAAAGCTGCGCTGGAAGAACTTGAGGAGATATGTGAACAGGCGTTAGCTATTTCTCCGGTGGGACAGACAATGATTAAACCGGTTAAGTTATCGAATGAGTTTTCAAAGAGAAGACTTGCTTGA